From the Cohaesibacter sp. ES.047 genome, one window contains:
- a CDS encoding helix-turn-helix transcriptional regulator, with amino-acid sequence MTHDLDRLKKLLEDAASDARIWDNVCEEINFLFGATGTLLPASNPNFRGLWTAGTKRIKEAMTVYLEKKWIHGDAREPVLKIMFERGYCTDDEVFPDRAARKDMPIYRDFLHPWNFGNVCMIRLLTPEGYWPLTVHFANDHPPLGEDDFTLVRAIQTLFEQATKSASEIAHQKIYDFFQFLNGSETEIFVFDADGEQSFSIDVNGDIQTRDCLKKLLPYEVNRTIQEELKDVLLSSPDMSLSKSYQFTQSGKNINVFVIQIPPSLRHFFMKFKTCAIRTELGDTSALKRSRLKNEFDLTEAEIITLELLAVGKTTAIIADLMNLKPASIRQRLKVIYNKTDVSSQVELVAFYSGI; translated from the coding sequence ATGACGCATGATCTCGATCGCCTTAAAAAGCTGCTGGAAGACGCCGCATCTGATGCGCGAATATGGGATAATGTCTGCGAGGAAATCAATTTTCTCTTTGGTGCGACTGGAACGCTGCTGCCCGCATCCAACCCAAACTTTCGCGGTCTTTGGACAGCCGGCACCAAGCGCATCAAGGAAGCGATGACTGTGTATCTTGAAAAAAAATGGATACATGGTGATGCCCGTGAGCCTGTTTTGAAGATCATGTTTGAAAGAGGCTATTGTACGGACGACGAAGTGTTTCCCGATCGAGCCGCCCGTAAGGACATGCCGATCTATCGTGATTTTCTGCATCCATGGAATTTTGGGAATGTATGCATGATCCGTTTGCTGACGCCCGAAGGCTACTGGCCCCTGACGGTTCATTTTGCCAATGATCACCCTCCCCTTGGTGAAGATGATTTTACTCTGGTCAGAGCTATTCAGACATTGTTTGAACAGGCAACGAAATCCGCATCAGAAATCGCCCACCAGAAAATTTATGATTTCTTTCAATTCTTGAATGGGTCAGAAACAGAAATCTTCGTGTTTGATGCTGATGGCGAGCAAAGCTTTTCCATAGACGTGAATGGTGACATCCAAACAAGAGATTGTCTAAAAAAACTATTGCCTTATGAAGTCAATAGGACGATCCAAGAAGAACTAAAAGACGTTCTGCTTTCAAGTCCCGACATGTCACTAAGCAAATCTTATCAATTCACGCAAAGTGGCAAGAATATCAACGTTTTCGTAATCCAAATTCCACCCAGCTTGCGCCACTTTTTCATGAAATTTAAGACTTGTGCAATTCGAACGGAATTGGGTGATACAAGTGCGCTTAAGCGCAGCCGTCTGAAGAACGAATTTGATCTGACAGAGGCGGAAATTATCACGCTCGAGCTACTGGCTGTCGGAAAAACCACCGCCATCATTGCTGATCTCATGAACCTGAAGCCAGCCTCCATTCGTCAGCGCCTTAAAGTGATCTACAATAAAACCGATGTGAGCAGTCAGGTTGAGCTGGTGGCTTTTTATAGTGGTATCTGA
- a CDS encoding transposase encodes MGKSLPIALRERVASFVDAGHSHRAAASHFRVSPRFVNNLMLLKKETGSVQPRKQGRPDKGKLGVHHEWITRRMSENGDLTLDELCLELAERGVHVHRSSVGRVLHRLGLSHKKKSGSH; translated from the coding sequence ATGGGCAAATCACTTCCTATTGCATTGCGCGAACGTGTTGCTTCATTTGTTGATGCCGGTCATTCGCATCGGGCGGCCGCCAGCCATTTCCGCGTGTCACCACGGTTTGTCAATAACCTGATGCTTCTCAAGAAAGAGACGGGTTCTGTGCAGCCTCGCAAGCAAGGCCGACCAGACAAAGGCAAGTTGGGTGTGCATCATGAATGGATCACAAGGCGCATGTCTGAGAATGGCGATCTGACGCTTGATGAGCTTTGTCTGGAATTGGCTGAACGCGGGGTCCATGTGCATCGCTCTAGCGTTGGGCGCGTGCTTCACAGGCTCGGCCTGAGCCATAAAAAAAAGTCTGGTAGCCACTGA
- a CDS encoding IS630 family transposase (programmed frameshift), translating into MSAALILSDAFDADSLRRLAKGCRNAKQSRRLLAIAAVYDGMNRADAAKVGGMDRQTLRDWVLRFNEQGTDGLVDIKATGAPMRLSPEQLEEFVAIVETGPDPEKDGVSVWRSQDLVRVIQERFGVSYKERGVRDLLRRMGYVRISGRPQHPEQKPEVIDAFKKTSPQPLAAHVGHLPKNKPIEIWWQDEARLGQKNGLARLWAKKGTRPRLPADQRYKNAYLFGAICPARGVGAGLMMPFANTQAMQMHLEEVSRTVARGAHAVVLMDRAGWHTTSRLNVPKNITILLLPSKSPELNPVENIWQYLRGTFLSNRVFEDYAAILDAGCQAWKSLSANPTIIHSIGMRKWAQEGQN; encoded by the exons ATGTCTGCCGCTTTGATTCTTAGCGATGCTTTTGACGCCGATAGTTTGCGCCGTCTTGCCAAAGGATGCCGCAATGCCAAACAGAGCCGCCGCCTACTGGCCATTGCGGCTGTCTATGACGGCATGAACCGTGCTGATGCCGCCAAAGTCGGCGGTATGGACCGCCAGACTTTGCGAGATTGGGTTCTTCGCTTCAATGAGCAAGGCACCGATGGTCTTGTCGACATCAAAGCAACCGGCGCTCCCATGCGCTTGAGCCCAGAACAGCTCGAAGAGTTTGTTGCTATCGTTGAAACCGGTCCTGATCCTGAGAAGGACGGCGTCTCTGTCTGGCGTAGCCAGGATCTGGTGCGTGTGATCCAAGAGCGGTTTGGGGTCTCCTACAAGGAACGTGGAGTACGGGATCTTTTGCGCCGCATGGGGTATGTGCGCATATCTGGTCGACCTCAACATCCAGAACAAAAGCCTGAAGTCATTGATGCTTTCAAAAAAACTTCTCCGCAAC CGTTGGCAGCGCATGTAGGCCATTTGCCAAAGAACAAGCCCATCGAGATTTGGTGGCAAGATGAGGCTAGGCTTGGTCAGAAGAATGGACTGGCCCGACTATGGGCAAAAAAGGGAACCAGACCACGTCTGCCAGCCGATCAGCGATATAAAAATGCCTATCTGTTCGGTGCAATATGTCCAGCGCGTGGCGTTGGCGCGGGATTGATGATGCCTTTTGCAAATACACAGGCCATGCAAATGCACCTCGAAGAAGTCTCAAGGACAGTGGCGCGCGGCGCTCATGCCGTGGTGCTGATGGATCGTGCCGGATGGCATACGACAAGCAGACTCAACGTGCCCAAGAATATCACCATCCTCCTGTTGCCTTCCAAATCACCGGAACTGAACCCAGTTGAGAATATTTGGCAGTATCTGCGCGGTACCTTCCTGTCCAATCGGGTCTTCGAAGACTATGCCGCCATTCTTGATGCTGGTTGCCAAGCATGGAAGAGCCTCTCCGCCAACCCAACCATCATCCATTCAATAGGTATGAGAAAATGGGCTCAAGAAGGTCAGAATTAA
- the betI gene encoding transcriptional regulator BetI, with product MGRRNISHIRRAEYAAAAYRTLMKLGLQGTSLARVAEEAGASKANVLHYFQSKEALLAAALRHANSVLLKEAVSLLKEAQTPWERIYAVLETNLSPTSFRSDVAHAWISLCAGVPHITTYQRIQTLIYARMRSNLIGPLRSLLSEQDAILMADLLTTAIDGIWLRCGLSLDGLSQEAARAQLDAVLDARLPDSEDRCRARSRMADVSRIVAKAYRN from the coding sequence ATGGGTCGCAGGAATATTTCTCATATAAGACGGGCAGAATATGCCGCAGCTGCTTATCGTACCTTGATGAAGCTTGGACTGCAGGGAACTTCGCTTGCGCGCGTTGCTGAAGAGGCCGGGGCTTCCAAAGCAAATGTTCTGCACTACTTCCAAAGCAAGGAAGCGTTGCTCGCGGCTGCGCTGCGCCATGCCAATTCGGTCTTGCTGAAGGAAGCGGTATCGCTTTTGAAAGAGGCGCAAACCCCTTGGGAACGCATTTATGCTGTTCTTGAAACGAACCTTTCTCCCACGTCTTTTCGTTCTGACGTCGCCCACGCATGGATTTCTCTTTGCGCCGGCGTGCCCCATATTACGACCTATCAACGCATTCAGACGTTGATATACGCCAGAATGCGCTCGAACCTAATCGGCCCGTTGCGTAGCCTGTTGTCAGAGCAGGACGCGATCTTGATGGCGGATCTGTTGACGACAGCCATCGACGGGATATGGCTTCGGTGCGGGCTGAGCCTCGACGGATTAAGCCAGGAAGCAGCGCGCGCTCAACTCGATGCGGTACTGGATGCACGCCTGCCAGACAGTGAGGATCGTTGCCGAGCGCGCAGCCGCATGGCAGACGTATCGCGCATCGTAGCTAAAGCATATCGCAATTAA
- the choX gene encoding choline ABC transporter substrate-binding protein: protein MKSLRSTTAALLLTLAAPAHADCNLVRLAEPGWTDLALTSAITQVLIEGMGHQTESKILGIPVIYESMKRKDLDVFMGYWDPAMETYFDAYRDGGEIETIHTNLEGAKFTWAVPSYVYDAGVHSFKDLVGHADEFSKKVYGIEPGSNSIMLDIVAKNEFGLGDWKVVESSEQGMLSQVSREVKRKKWIVFLGWAPHPMNTAFDLKYLEGGDDYYGPDFGGATVHTQVRQGYQKECPEIGKLLDQLTFNVDMESEGMGYILDDKMNTMDAARKVITNHPEMLENWLQGISTTDGDPALPVIKADLGLDPKQ, encoded by the coding sequence ATGAAATCACTTCGCTCCACGACAGCCGCCCTGTTGCTTACGTTAGCAGCTCCCGCCCATGCCGATTGCAATCTTGTGCGCCTTGCCGAGCCTGGCTGGACAGATCTGGCGCTTACATCCGCGATCACGCAGGTTCTGATCGAAGGAATGGGGCATCAGACAGAGAGCAAGATCCTCGGCATTCCCGTGATTTATGAATCAATGAAGCGCAAGGATCTGGATGTCTTTATGGGATATTGGGATCCGGCGATGGAAACCTATTTCGATGCCTATCGTGATGGCGGGGAAATCGAAACGATCCATACGAACCTTGAAGGGGCCAAATTCACGTGGGCCGTTCCATCGTATGTATATGACGCAGGGGTTCACTCCTTCAAAGACCTAGTAGGCCATGCGGATGAATTCAGCAAGAAAGTGTATGGTATCGAACCGGGCTCGAACAGCATCATGCTTGATATTGTTGCCAAAAACGAATTCGGATTGGGAGACTGGAAGGTCGTCGAAAGCTCGGAACAGGGCATGCTTTCGCAGGTTTCGCGTGAGGTAAAGCGCAAAAAGTGGATCGTTTTCCTCGGTTGGGCTCCGCATCCCATGAACACGGCATTCGATCTGAAATATCTTGAAGGGGGCGACGACTACTACGGGCCGGACTTCGGTGGGGCGACCGTGCACACACAGGTGCGCCAAGGGTATCAGAAAGAATGTCCCGAAATTGGCAAACTGCTTGACCAGCTCACATTCAATGTAGACATGGAAAGCGAAGGCATGGGCTATATTCTGGATGACAAAATGAACACCATGGATGCCGCACGCAAAGTCATTACCAACCATCCCGAAATGCTGGAGAACTGGTTGCAAGGCATTTCTACGACGGATGGTGATCCGGCTTTACCCGTTATAAAAGCAGATCTCGGACTTGATCCGAAGCAATGA
- a CDS encoding alpha/beta fold hydrolase produces the protein MTRQDLYAELGDIRICYRQDGPPDAPALFLIPGLGMQLIEWPEDLVDALSQDYRVIRMDNRDCGLSSRCGGPFSNVPSGFSWAGSPAELAPYGLSDMADDVIALADHLGLKPHGCIGFSMGGMIAQLVAIRAQGRVTSIVSICSTGGESLLSAEPDALRQMEAFFLPLPTQADAMTTIQSCNAYFSRGTLPFDGEQNVRLSRALIERARDEGGYLRQALALTATPAWADSLAGLTVPALFLHGNSDPCIKAESAQRIAADMSKARCYTYSDVGHWIDDKISEQIVSWLDVKDRPNSAVFS, from the coding sequence ATGACGCGTCAAGACCTCTATGCCGAGTTGGGTGATATCCGGATTTGCTACAGGCAAGACGGGCCTCCGGATGCACCCGCGCTGTTCCTCATTCCCGGTCTTGGTATGCAATTGATCGAATGGCCAGAAGACCTTGTCGATGCGCTTTCGCAAGATTATCGGGTCATTCGCATGGACAATCGGGATTGCGGGTTATCAAGCCGATGTGGCGGACCGTTCTCAAATGTCCCCTCCGGCTTTTCCTGGGCGGGTAGCCCGGCCGAACTCGCCCCTTATGGCCTGAGTGATATGGCGGATGACGTCATCGCGTTGGCCGACCATCTGGGCCTGAAGCCGCATGGGTGCATCGGATTTTCCATGGGGGGCATGATCGCACAGCTTGTAGCAATAAGGGCGCAGGGGCGGGTGACGTCTATTGTGTCAATTTGCAGCACGGGCGGGGAAAGCCTGCTATCCGCCGAACCTGACGCGTTGCGTCAGATGGAAGCCTTTTTCTTGCCCCTTCCCACGCAAGCAGACGCAATGACAACGATCCAATCGTGCAATGCCTATTTCTCCCGTGGCACCTTGCCCTTTGATGGCGAACAAAATGTTCGGCTGTCCCGCGCTCTGATCGAGCGCGCCCGCGATGAAGGTGGCTATCTCCGGCAGGCTCTGGCACTGACGGCGACGCCAGCCTGGGCGGATAGCTTGGCAGGACTCACTGTTCCGGCTCTCTTTCTGCATGGTAACAGTGATCCTTGTATCAAGGCAGAATCCGCTCAACGGATCGCGGCCGATATGTCAAAGGCCCGTTGCTACACCTATTCGGACGTGGGGCACTGGATTGATGACAAGATTTCAGAGCAAATTGTAAGCTGGCTAGACGTGAAAGATCGGCCGAATTCGGCAGTTTTCAGTTAA